One Glycine max cultivar Williams 82 chromosome 6, Glycine_max_v4.0, whole genome shotgun sequence DNA segment encodes these proteins:
- the LOC100804740 gene encoding LOW QUALITY PROTEIN: S-type anion channel SLAH1-like (The sequence of the model RefSeq protein was modified relative to this genomic sequence to represent the inferred CDS: deleted 2 bases in 2 codons) codes for MVKADFLHPVRVNYLFAPWISWLLLLQSAPFVAPKTPTYLVMWWVFAVPVVVLDVKFYGQWFTKVKRFLSTVANPTSQMSVIGNLVGAQAAANMGWKERAVCLFSLGMVHYLVLFVTLYQRSGGDRLPVLLRPVFFLFFAAPSVASLASEFMVGTFDTASKMLFFLSLVLFTSLICRPTLFRRSMRRLNVAWWAYSFPITALALLSTNYMHLLLALSVLVYLFLTFFTLLNSKMLLPDNDPIIASLLIS; via the exons ATGGTAAAGGCGGATTTCTTGCACCCTGTACGAGTTAACTACCTCTTCGCTCCGTGGATTTCATGGCTTCTGTTGCTTCAATCAGCGCCATTCGTGGCGCCGAAAACACCGACGTATTTGGTTATGTGGTGGGTGTTCGCGGTGCCGGTGGTGGTGCTGGACGTGAAATTCTACGGGCAG TGGTTCACGAAAGTGAAGAGG TTTTTATCGACGGTAGCAAACCCGACGAGCCAGATGTCGGTGATAGGGAACTTGGTCGGGGCACAAGCTGCGGCGAATATGGGTTGGAAAGAGAGAGCGGTTTGCTTGTTTTCGCTGGGGATGGTGCATTACTTGGTGCTGTTTGTTACCCTCTATCAGCGTTCCGGTGGAGATCGCCTTCCGGTGTTGttgaggccggttttcttcttgttctttgcAGCACCGAGTGTGGCAAGCTTGGCTTCAGAATTCATGGTTGGCACCTTTGATACTGCTTCCAAGATGCTCTTCTTTCTCTCCCTAGTCCTCTTCACATCACTG ATTTGCAGGCCAACCCTGTTCAGGAGATCTATGAGAAGGCTCAATGTTGCGTGGTGGGCTTACTCCTTTCCGATTACCGCACTAGCTCTGCTTTCAACGAATTATATGCACCTTCTGTTAGCTCTTTCAGTTCTTGTCTACCTTTTTCTAACGTTCTTCACTCTGCTCAACTCTAAGATGCTTCTACCAGATAACGATCCTATTATTGCAAGCTTGCTCATTAGTTAA